From the Candidatus Cloacimonadota bacterium genome, the window ACATTATCAAAACTGAGAATTAAGCTCGTAGGAACACCTGAAACAAGCAAACTTTTAGGCTGCATTCCCTCTTTGTTTGCAAGCTGGGCTTCTTTTGCCTGATATTCATTCCCAAAATTATCAAATATTCTGGAATTATATGCAGATAATTTAAATTCCCTGTCTTTTTTATCATTGTTTGTGATAAGCAAATCACAAGTTACTTTGCCTCCTGGTGATATTTTGCATTTTGGTACTTCAAATGTAAAATTTTCCACTTCTACTTTTTTCAATGCTTCCTTAGAAATTTCTTTCTTTTCCATCTGCTTTTGAACTTCTTCCTTTTGGAATTCTTCCTTTTGGACAGTAGAAATTATTCCCATCAGCTTTTCAACAGTCTCATCTTTTACAATTTTTGTTCCAGCTACTCCAAACACCTTTCCTGTTTCAGCAGATATTATCCGAGCGTTAACTTTTAAACTTTTACCAAGATCAGTTATTGTACCGGATACTATAGCATCAACTCCTAAAATACGACCTAATTCTTTTGCTGAGTTTGGGTCAATCATTCCTGTAATAGACAACTTTTGTTCTGATATAATTTTGTTCAGTAATTGCCTTTCTACTACTTCAAACTTCTTCGTTCTAAAAAGTCTGGTAATGAGTTCCTCAGCAAGATATTTACCGAATTGTGTAACATTGCCATCAAGGCCAGAAAATTCTATTACAGCGATTTTTTTCTTCCCGTCTTCAGCAATACTGTTGGTAATTTGTGTTGTCAAATCCGATAATGAATTATCTAAATTATTGGTGATTTCAGGTTTTTCAAAAGTTTCTGCTTTAACAATGGGTTGCTTTTGAGTAGTAGCGCAGCTTGTGAGTATAAGCAATATAGCAACAGGAATCAGCTTTTCTAAAATGCATATTTTTTTAAACATTTTTACTCCTT encodes:
- a CDS encoding FlgO family outer membrane protein, whose translation is MFKKICILEKLIPVAILLILTSCATTQKQPIVKAETFEKPEITNNLDNSLSDLTTQITNSIAEDGKKKIAVIEFSGLDGNVTQFGKYLAEELITRLFRTKKFEVVERQLLNKIISEQKLSITGMIDPNSAKELGRILGVDAIVSGTITDLGKSLKVNARIISAETGKVFGVAGTKIVKDETVEKLMGIISTVQKEEFQKEEVQKQMEKKEISKEALKKVEVENFTFEVPKCKISPGGKVTCDLLITNNDKKDREFKLSAYNSRIFDNFGNEYQAKEAQLANKEGMQPKSLLVSGVPTSLILSFDNVSKEARSVALLQIYFNLWSSYFGHIDISKSPNACLRNIPLTK